In the Leptolyngbya sp. SIO1E4 genome, one interval contains:
- a CDS encoding valine--tRNA ligase translates to MTAAISTLSSQYDPSSTEEKWQQVWEARHIFKADPSHAGEAFCVVIPPPNVTGSLHMGHAFENTLIDTLVRYQRMQGRNALWLPGTDHASIAVQTILERQIKTEGKTLEALGREQFLDRAWQWKEESGGTIVGQLRKLGVSVDWSRERFTMDEGLSHAVLTAFNRLYDEGLIYRGNYMVNWCPASQSAVSDLEVEPTEVNGHLWHFRYPLTDGSGYLEVATTRPETMLGDTAVAVNPTDDRYRDLVGKTLTLPILGREIPIIADEYVDQAFGTGCVKVTPAHDPNDFAMGQRHTLPMITVMNKDGTMNPQAGPFEGLDRFAARKAVVQRLEADGFLVKVEDYQHTVPYSDRGKVPVEPLLSTQWFVRIKPLADQALDALDNHQSPRFVPQRWTKVYRDWLVSLRDWCISRQLWWGHQIPAWYAVSETGGDITDNTPFVVALNEAEARQKAIAQFGPGVVLKQDPDVLDTWFSSGLWPFSTMGWPDETTPDFQTYYPTTTLVTGFDIIFFWVARMTMMAGHFTNTMPFETVYIHGLVRDENNQKMSKSKGNGIDPLILINKYGTDALRYTLIREVAGAGQDIRLEYNRKTDESVSVEASRNFTNKLWNAARFVMLNLDGQTPRQLGQPDTGALELADRWILSRYSGVVQRVHSYMDKYGFGEAAKELYDFIWGDFCDWYIELVKARLQGSGQAKQVAQQTLAHVLEGILRLLHPFMPHITEEIWHTLTQVGDDQSLALQTYPTADQNLINASLEQDFDLLIGTIRTIRNLRAEAGIKPNARIETILQSENSAERRILTATQTYIQALAKVETLTIAGGSTVSSAPPAAAGTASDSVNFEAIKSEVTDFWVTMRPLLEEPLIYLQRFFSDVRRPAISLAILATLLVTLRVLSAVTGALESIPFVAPIFKLIGVGYTIWFVSQHLLYVEKRRQTWQQVERWRREILGNPWLQSSPPTPPREVATPALRSQGASPQPESLQPTQSPAASSKLFAGVVGTVQVLIPLTGLVDIEALKAKLVKDLNKVEGEIKSLSGRLNNPGFVEKAPMEVVEGARAALTEAQTQAEILNSRLTML, encoded by the coding sequence ATGACGGCCGCGATTTCAACCCTCTCCAGCCAGTACGATCCTTCGAGTACTGAAGAAAAGTGGCAGCAAGTCTGGGAAGCCCGCCACATTTTTAAGGCTGACCCTAGCCACGCTGGAGAAGCATTTTGCGTCGTCATTCCGCCGCCCAACGTCACCGGCAGCCTGCACATGGGCCACGCCTTCGAAAATACTCTGATTGATACGCTCGTACGCTACCAGCGGATGCAGGGGCGTAACGCGCTGTGGTTGCCGGGCACAGATCATGCCAGCATTGCCGTGCAGACCATTCTGGAAAGGCAGATCAAGACGGAGGGGAAGACCCTTGAGGCGCTAGGACGGGAGCAATTTTTAGACCGGGCCTGGCAGTGGAAAGAGGAATCAGGCGGCACCATTGTGGGCCAGTTGCGGAAGCTTGGGGTCTCTGTGGACTGGAGCCGTGAGCGCTTCACAATGGATGAGGGACTGTCCCACGCAGTGCTTACGGCCTTTAACCGCTTGTATGACGAGGGACTGATTTACCGGGGCAACTACATGGTGAACTGGTGCCCTGCCAGCCAGTCTGCGGTCTCTGATTTAGAGGTAGAACCCACGGAGGTTAATGGCCACCTCTGGCATTTTCGGTATCCCCTCACGGATGGGTCTGGCTATTTAGAAGTCGCCACAACCCGACCTGAAACCATGCTGGGTGACACGGCAGTGGCGGTGAATCCTACGGACGATCGCTACCGCGACCTGGTGGGTAAAACCCTGACTCTGCCTATTTTGGGGCGTGAAATTCCGATCATTGCCGATGAGTACGTCGATCAGGCATTTGGCACTGGCTGCGTCAAGGTTACCCCCGCCCACGACCCCAATGACTTTGCGATGGGTCAGCGCCACACTTTGCCCATGATTACCGTCATGAACAAAGACGGCACAATGAACCCTCAAGCTGGGCCGTTTGAGGGGCTAGATCGCTTCGCAGCCCGCAAGGCCGTTGTGCAGCGGCTAGAAGCAGACGGCTTTTTAGTGAAGGTAGAAGACTATCAGCATACGGTCCCTTATAGCGATCGCGGCAAGGTGCCGGTTGAACCTTTGCTATCAACCCAGTGGTTTGTTCGAATTAAGCCCCTGGCCGATCAGGCGCTGGACGCGCTGGATAATCACCAGTCTCCCCGCTTTGTGCCTCAGCGATGGACTAAGGTGTATCGAGACTGGCTCGTGAGCCTGCGAGATTGGTGTATCTCACGCCAGCTCTGGTGGGGGCACCAGATTCCAGCCTGGTATGCGGTGAGTGAAACCGGGGGTGACATTACAGACAATACCCCCTTTGTGGTGGCCCTGAATGAGGCAGAGGCGCGGCAAAAGGCGATCGCTCAATTTGGCCCAGGCGTCGTTCTGAAGCAAGACCCTGATGTCCTCGACACCTGGTTTTCTTCAGGGCTGTGGCCATTTTCGACCATGGGCTGGCCCGATGAAACCACCCCAGACTTTCAGACCTACTACCCCACCACTACCCTGGTGACTGGGTTCGACATCATCTTTTTCTGGGTGGCCCGTATGACCATGATGGCAGGGCACTTTACCAACACCATGCCCTTCGAGACGGTCTACATTCATGGCCTCGTGCGAGACGAAAACAACCAGAAAATGTCTAAGTCTAAGGGCAATGGCATCGACCCCCTGATTTTGATCAACAAATACGGCACCGATGCCCTCCGCTATACCCTGATTCGGGAAGTGGCGGGCGCGGGGCAAGACATTCGCCTGGAATACAATCGCAAAACCGATGAGTCTGTTTCGGTAGAAGCGTCTCGCAACTTTACGAATAAACTCTGGAATGCGGCGCGGTTCGTGATGCTCAACCTGGATGGGCAAACCCCGAGGCAACTAGGTCAGCCTGATACCGGAGCCCTGGAACTCGCCGATCGCTGGATTCTGTCTCGTTACAGCGGGGTGGTGCAGCGAGTCCATAGTTATATGGATAAATACGGGTTTGGAGAAGCCGCTAAGGAACTCTACGACTTTATTTGGGGTGACTTTTGTGACTGGTATATCGAGCTGGTCAAGGCACGCTTGCAAGGTAGCGGACAAGCCAAACAAGTAGCCCAGCAGACCCTCGCCCATGTGCTGGAGGGTATTCTGCGGCTGCTGCATCCCTTTATGCCCCACATTACCGAAGAGATTTGGCACACCTTAACCCAGGTGGGGGATGATCAGTCCCTGGCGCTGCAAACCTACCCTACAGCAGACCAAAACCTCATCAACGCATCGTTAGAACAGGATTTTGACCTGCTGATTGGGACTATTCGCACCATTCGCAACCTGCGTGCTGAGGCTGGCATTAAGCCCAACGCGCGGATTGAAACGATTCTGCAGTCCGAGAACTCCGCAGAGCGGCGCATCTTAACTGCGACCCAGACGTACATTCAAGCCTTGGCTAAAGTTGAAACCTTGACCATTGCTGGGGGCAGTACGGTTTCATCAGCCCCGCCTGCGGCTGCAGGAACAGCATCAGACTCAGTCAACTTTGAGGCTATCAAATCTGAAGTCACCGACTTCTGGGTTACGATGCGTCCCCTCTTAGAAGAACCCCTCATTTATTTGCAGCGTTTCTTTAGTGATGTTCGACGACCGGCGATTTCTCTGGCCATCTTAGCGACGTTGTTGGTGACTTTACGGGTTTTATCCGCTGTCACAGGGGCCCTTGAGAGTATTCCTTTCGTGGCTCCAATTTTCAAGCTGATTGGGGTGGGGTATACCATTTGGTTTGTTAGCCAGCACCTGCTCTATGTCGAAAAACGCCGCCAAACCTGGCAGCAGGTAGAGCGGTGGCGTCGTGAAATTCTAGGTAACCCGTGGCTACAGAGTTCGCCTCCAACTCCCCCGCGTGAGGTAGCTACCCCCGCGTTACGGAGTCAGGGAGCCTCTCCGCAGCCTGAGTCGCTGCAGCCCACTCAGTCACCCGCGGCTTCATCCAAGCTGTTTGCTGGGGTTGTGGGCACTGTGCAAGTGTTGATTCCGCTAACGGGTTTAGTGGATATCGAGGCGCTCAAGGCCAAACTGGTTAAGGATCTGAACAAAGTAGAGGGAGAAATCAAATCCCTCTCTGGGCGGTTGAATAATCCAGGGTTTGTGGAAAAGGCGCCAATGGAGGTTGTGGAGGGGGCTCGCGCCGCCCTGACAGAGGCCCAAACGCAGGCAGAAATTCTGAACTCTCGGTTGACCATGCTATAG
- a CDS encoding glycosyltransferase family 2 protein — translation MKFSLVITTYNRLDLLKRAIASALQQTLPCEIIVVDNASTDGTQDYVKSLGDRVLYHRNPTNTKHAGAVNAGVQIASGDWVKFIDDDDYLADNCLEVMAAAIERHPQAVICSCQAIQVDTDGQEISRTPKTGPGDVFFIPQAAIHYGMLLEQVPFGTPIQVAVQREPFLKAGGWDLSMTSCVEIDAWIRIAEYGDALFINQCLAYRTVWTGGYDQHIDLTRRKAVNFSIKERIYQRIDSQYRDQVPPLTTINSYLNLHWGLVALKQRQWSAGASFCFPAAFSPQAWRLLRQARALRGQLSEPALIPKVPVT, via the coding sequence ATGAAATTCAGTCTTGTTATTACCACGTATAACCGGCTTGACTTACTGAAGCGGGCGATCGCTTCTGCTCTTCAGCAAACCCTCCCCTGCGAGATCATCGTGGTCGATAATGCCTCTACCGATGGCACGCAGGACTATGTCAAAAGCCTAGGCGATCGCGTCCTTTACCATCGCAACCCCACCAATACGAAACATGCTGGGGCTGTGAACGCTGGGGTCCAAATCGCCAGCGGTGACTGGGTCAAATTCATTGATGACGATGATTATCTGGCCGATAACTGTCTAGAAGTCATGGCGGCGGCGATCGAGCGTCATCCCCAAGCGGTGATCTGTTCTTGTCAGGCCATTCAAGTCGACACCGACGGTCAGGAGATCAGCCGTACACCTAAAACAGGTCCTGGTGACGTTTTTTTCATTCCTCAAGCAGCCATTCACTACGGCATGCTTTTAGAACAAGTGCCCTTTGGTACCCCCATCCAGGTAGCGGTTCAGCGAGAGCCTTTTCTAAAAGCTGGAGGGTGGGATCTCTCGATGACCAGCTGTGTTGAAATCGACGCCTGGATTCGCATCGCCGAGTACGGTGATGCGTTGTTTATTAATCAGTGCCTTGCCTATCGCACCGTTTGGACGGGGGGATACGACCAGCACATTGACCTGACCCGGCGCAAAGCAGTCAACTTTTCCATTAAGGAACGGATTTATCAACGCATTGACTCCCAGTATCGCGATCAGGTGCCGCCCCTCACGACCATCAACAGCTATCTCAATCTGCATTGGGGGCTTGTTGCTCTCAAACAGCGCCAATGGAGTGCAGGCGCGTCGTTTTGCTTCCCTGCCGCCTTCTCGCCCCAGGCCTGGAGACTGCTCAGGCAGGCACGTGCCCTGCGCGGCCAGCTTTCCGAACCTGCCTTGATTCCTAAGGTCCCGGTCACCTAA
- a CDS encoding TAXI family TRAP transporter solute-binding subunit, with product MSGRFTVVIVVLSVLGALGFGLKAWQERHQVYKLVLASGGRTGEYYAFSQAFAEVVTQNHPNIQIEVMETNGSAENMTLLGEDEAQLALVQSDTPVEHPVRAVARLFPEMFHLLVRKDATIQTVADLRNKRVALMPEGSGSYALFWPLSNHYGLQPEDFSPLPLPPEAAHQALLAGEVDALFRVITLGNPSIKAVLQNEAIELLPIDQVDALRLSLPYLEAQAIPKGTYDGGQPLPRQDLPVVGVNALLVAHEGLPDEVIKTLASTLYTNRNELVSRYPRAALIRLPESGSDLGLPLHPGAQAFYDRDEPEFIVEYAEPIGLLLSISVLMASGLWQFRLWLIGRQKNRADLYNLELLDLIEQINQTADLKALKVLRQKLFTILKDVVSDLDNDRISSDSFESFSFPWKIAMNSLHYQEAMLRKDSTPHEKVNQKAKG from the coding sequence ATAAGCGGTCGCTTCACCGTTGTAATTGTGGTGCTGAGTGTGTTGGGGGCTTTAGGCTTTGGGCTCAAAGCCTGGCAAGAACGCCATCAAGTCTACAAACTGGTCTTAGCCTCAGGTGGAAGAACAGGGGAATATTATGCATTCAGTCAGGCTTTTGCCGAGGTGGTTACTCAAAATCATCCCAATATTCAGATTGAGGTGATGGAAACCAATGGGTCAGCGGAAAACATGACGCTTTTGGGTGAGGATGAGGCTCAACTGGCTCTGGTTCAAAGCGATACCCCCGTTGAGCATCCGGTTCGTGCCGTGGCACGCCTCTTCCCCGAAATGTTTCACCTTTTGGTCAGAAAAGACGCCACCATTCAGACAGTGGCCGATCTCAGAAATAAGCGGGTGGCACTCATGCCAGAGGGTAGCGGATCTTACGCACTTTTCTGGCCTTTAAGTAACCATTACGGCCTACAACCCGAGGACTTTTCACCCCTCCCTTTACCCCCTGAAGCAGCCCATCAAGCCCTGTTGGCAGGGGAGGTCGATGCGCTGTTTCGGGTAATTACCCTAGGCAACCCCTCGATTAAAGCAGTACTTCAAAACGAAGCAATTGAACTCCTGCCTATTGACCAAGTCGATGCTCTACGCCTGTCGTTACCCTATTTAGAAGCTCAAGCGATCCCAAAGGGCACCTACGATGGCGGACAACCGCTCCCTCGCCAGGATTTGCCCGTTGTTGGCGTTAATGCCTTGTTAGTTGCCCACGAAGGTCTGCCCGATGAAGTCATCAAGACCTTAGCCAGTACTTTGTACACCAATCGCAATGAGCTAGTCAGCCGGTACCCCCGAGCGGCATTAATTCGCTTACCAGAATCTGGAAGTGACTTGGGATTACCCCTGCATCCAGGAGCGCAGGCATTTTATGACCGCGATGAGCCTGAATTTATTGTCGAGTATGCCGAACCCATCGGCCTTTTACTGTCTATTAGTGTCTTAATGGCCTCTGGTCTGTGGCAATTTCGTCTGTGGCTCATCGGGCGTCAAAAGAACCGAGCAGACCTCTATAACCTGGAACTGTTGGATCTAATTGAGCAGATTAATCAAACTGCCGACCTGAAAGCGCTCAAGGTATTACGGCAAAAGCTATTTACCATTCTCAAAGATGTGGTGTCTGATCTAGATAACGATCGCATTTCATCGGATTCCTTTGAGTCTTTCAGTTTCCCGTGGAAAATTGCCATGAATAGCCTGCACTATCAGGAAGCGATGTTGCGCAAGGACAGCACGCCCCATGAAAAGGTCAATCAAAAGGCAAAAGGATGA
- a CDS encoding thioredoxin family protein — MVRTVLKFSSEDCGICHKMSFYDQKVAQELGLDFVDIKMQDTATYRKYRKILLAQYPDKSEMGWPTYLICEEPEGEFQILGEVKGGHPKGEFRSRLQALLTEA, encoded by the coding sequence ATGGTTCGAACGGTTCTGAAATTTTCTTCCGAAGACTGCGGTATTTGCCACAAAATGTCTTTTTATGACCAGAAAGTCGCCCAAGAGCTGGGGCTCGACTTTGTCGATATCAAAATGCAGGATACCGCCACCTATCGCAAGTATCGCAAGATTTTGCTGGCCCAATATCCCGATAAATCAGAAATGGGATGGCCGACTTATCTCATCTGTGAAGAGCCCGAAGGAGAGTTCCAGATTTTAGGCGAAGTGAAAGGAGGTCACCCTAAAGGGGAATTCCGCAGTCGCCTACAAGCCCTATTAACAGAGGCTTAA
- a CDS encoding CPBP family intramembrane metalloprotease, translated as MVTSPPKPLLKQLWEFIRRPTFPALSVQPLRQTCSELNQLFWLSLAVRFLLSIPLIWATTQAGLDNQLPTLFEGVSVLWVLTLGAVLIPFFEEVLFRLFLRPSPLNLVGTLLPVLYLLGIPLVTVMPGSILARAWLLLTLIVGAVLYLIVKKYYSVWRVEQFYSRRMAPLYYGSSILFGFVHVFNFAGIERYFYLSPLIMLPYAIFGLLLGYVRIKHGFQWAVVLHAVNNAYAFLPLVMMYGLTGTVEAETLTRQDPQPAAVVAGLMIVVWAIGSLWMMFSTCRHLFREVRRYRPDV; from the coding sequence ATGGTCACTTCACCTCCAAAGCCGCTTCTAAAACAACTGTGGGAATTTATCCGGCGGCCCACCTTTCCGGCCCTCAGTGTTCAACCGCTGCGTCAAACTTGCAGCGAACTCAACCAGCTTTTCTGGCTGAGTCTGGCGGTTCGATTTCTGCTATCGATTCCTTTAATATGGGCTACCACTCAAGCAGGCCTAGATAATCAACTGCCCACCTTGTTTGAAGGGGTCTCGGTTCTATGGGTTTTGACCCTGGGGGCTGTGCTCATTCCTTTTTTTGAGGAAGTCTTGTTTCGATTGTTCCTCAGACCGTCTCCCCTCAATCTGGTCGGCACCTTGCTGCCGGTGCTCTATCTTTTGGGGATACCGCTTGTGACTGTGATGCCAGGGTCGATACTGGCGAGGGCATGGTTACTCCTAACGCTGATAGTCGGTGCTGTTCTCTATCTAATCGTCAAAAAATACTACAGCGTGTGGCGTGTAGAGCAATTTTATTCCAGGCGAATGGCGCCTCTATACTACGGGTCGTCTATCCTTTTTGGGTTTGTCCATGTCTTTAACTTTGCGGGTATCGAGCGCTACTTTTACTTAAGCCCACTCATCATGTTGCCCTATGCAATTTTTGGTTTGCTGTTAGGCTACGTCAGAATCAAACATGGGTTTCAGTGGGCAGTCGTCCTCCATGCCGTTAACAATGCCTATGCGTTTCTCCCGTTAGTCATGATGTATGGGCTGACAGGCACGGTAGAAGCCGAAACTCTAACGAGGCAAGACCCGCAGCCTGCAGCCGTGGTTGCGGGTCTAATGATTGTCGTTTGGGCAATCGGGTCTCTCTGGATGATGTTTTCAACCTGTCGGCACTTGTTTCGAGAGGTGAGGCGTTATCGCCCAGACGTCTAG
- the hcp gene encoding hydroxylamine reductase has protein sequence MFCEQCEQTASGDGCHQFGACGKSPQVNAVQDLLVHCLRGLAPVAFQAKEQGIDTHAADIFTCEALFATMTNVNFNPSRFTDYIRRAIAHRETLKAQLPTNESSHPWPAISEFVPDFEESLVAQGEEVALKFISQVGKDAVDIFSLKLTVLYGLKGVASYTFHAYEVGQEDAQVYHFIYRALAALNDHDLSLNDWVNLALEVGKINLRAMELLDTGHTQVYGHPIPTAVPLNPKLGKAILVSGHDIQQLEALLQQTAGTGITVYTHGELLPAHGYPQLKQTYSHLYGHYGTAWQNQTKEFAKFPGAIVVTTNCLMPPHDHYSDKLFSLGPVDYPHLAHLPAGENGISNFTPVIEKALSLPGFIEDATPKSVTVGFAHNAVLSVADTIIEAVKQGKIRHFFLVGGCDGAKPGRTYYTEFVEKVPDDCVVLTLACGKFRFFDRNLGEIAGLPRLMDVGQCNDAYSAIQIAIALANAFEMDVNELPLSMILSWYEQKAVAILLTLLHLGIKDIRLGPTLPAFISQNVFKLLSETYHLQPITTPEQDLAACLA, from the coding sequence ATGTTTTGCGAACAGTGCGAACAAACTGCCAGCGGCGACGGATGCCATCAATTTGGTGCTTGCGGTAAAAGCCCCCAAGTTAATGCAGTGCAAGATTTGCTGGTTCATTGTTTACGAGGGTTAGCTCCTGTTGCCTTTCAAGCTAAAGAACAGGGCATTGATACCCATGCAGCAGACATCTTTACCTGTGAAGCTTTATTTGCCACGATGACGAATGTAAATTTCAATCCGAGTCGGTTTACTGACTATATCCGGCGCGCGATCGCCCATCGTGAAACCCTAAAAGCTCAGCTTCCAACCAACGAATCCTCACATCCCTGGCCTGCCATCTCAGAATTTGTGCCTGATTTTGAGGAGAGCTTGGTAGCGCAAGGAGAAGAGGTCGCCCTAAAATTTATTAGCCAAGTGGGTAAAGACGCCGTTGATATTTTTTCCCTCAAGCTCACGGTGCTTTACGGTCTTAAAGGGGTCGCCTCTTACACCTTTCATGCCTATGAAGTTGGGCAAGAAGATGCGCAGGTCTATCACTTTATTTATCGTGCTCTGGCGGCCTTGAATGATCACGACTTAAGCCTTAATGACTGGGTCAACTTGGCCTTAGAGGTCGGCAAGATTAATCTGCGTGCGATGGAGCTTTTAGATACGGGTCATACCCAAGTCTATGGTCATCCCATTCCGACGGCGGTGCCGCTCAATCCTAAACTGGGCAAGGCAATCTTGGTGTCTGGCCACGATATCCAACAGTTAGAGGCCCTCCTGCAGCAGACAGCAGGAACGGGCATCACAGTCTACACCCATGGGGAACTGCTTCCTGCCCACGGTTACCCTCAGCTTAAGCAGACCTACTCCCATCTTTACGGCCATTACGGCACTGCTTGGCAAAACCAAACTAAGGAATTTGCTAAGTTTCCCGGCGCGATCGTGGTGACAACCAATTGTTTAATGCCCCCCCATGACCACTACAGCGACAAGCTGTTCAGTCTTGGGCCAGTCGATTATCCCCATCTCGCTCATTTACCAGCGGGGGAAAATGGGATTTCTAACTTTACTCCGGTCATTGAAAAAGCCTTGTCACTCCCGGGTTTTATCGAGGACGCCACGCCTAAATCTGTGACAGTAGGCTTTGCCCATAACGCCGTATTAAGTGTCGCCGACACGATTATCGAGGCTGTCAAACAAGGTAAAATTCGGCACTTCTTCCTGGTCGGTGGCTGTGATGGTGCCAAGCCCGGACGCACTTACTACACCGAGTTTGTGGAAAAGGTTCCTGATGACTGTGTGGTATTGACCTTAGCTTGCGGCAAATTCCGTTTCTTTGATCGCAACCTTGGCGAAATTGCAGGCTTACCGCGCCTGATGGATGTGGGGCAATGCAATGACGCATACTCTGCTATTCAAATTGCGATCGCCCTGGCCAATGCCTTTGAGATGGATGTTAATGAACTCCCTCTATCGATGATTTTGTCGTGGTATGAGCAAAAGGCCGTGGCCATATTACTAACCTTGCTGCACCTGGGCATTAAAGATATTCGGCTGGGGCCAACACTACCGGCATTTATTTCCCAAAATGTGTTTAAGCTTTTGTCTGAAACCTACCATCTACAGCCGATTACTACCCCTGAGCAGGATCTAGCCGCTTGCCTGGCCTAA